The proteins below are encoded in one region of Paenibacillus albus:
- a CDS encoding sugar phosphate nucleotidyltransferase, producing MKAVIMAGGKGTRLRPLTSNTPKPMVPLLDRPVMEYTIALLKKHGITDIAVTVQFIPEAIRNYFDDGSDFGVRLHYFEEQSPLGTAGSVKNAEQFLDETFVVISGDALTDFDLTRAIDYHREKGSVATLVLTQVDSPLEFGVVMTDENGRINRFLEKPSWGEVFSDTVNTGIYILETEVFQYSEKNQEFDFSKDLFPLLMNNNRPMYGYVADGYWSDIGNLNQYRQTQFDMLEGKVAIELPGREIAPGIWAGERVKIDPTASIIGPAYIGERSVIGKEAMIGEYSIIGGGSMILDRASVERTVLWKHNMLDNNVEINGATLCRNVICRYGASIGEDAVLGDNCVVGIHSVVSSGVKMFPNKSIEDNAVLKHSLIWGEQATKTIFGEFGVKGVCNVQMTTSFANRLSMALGTALPIGVTVGIGHDAAPFAELMAEAFTAGLHASGIHTYHFGAVTSSIARYASCHLDCKAGIYVRMTEENGEEQAVIEFLDEQGLPITKAMERKIENAYVQEDQRIIKLSDVGRKRTCPEVGRLYRRDLLEGVDIQLIASRAYKVVTIYNGHNLNHVLPEFLQELGCRVIQLNGVITEPAELAHWVRDNGADFGVMLDTNGQRIQLVTENGDLISDELTHMIQMRIQLQASTDDVIHVPVHFPEIAELMVAQSNRKVARTKADTRSILESCQQGGFHVYLDGIYTLVRCMEMMADQGASLSELVQTIPAFALLKEKVDCPWSEKGKVMRFLMQETKGKHVELIDGIKIFHEEGWTLILPDHEKPIFQVYANAQSQMAAKQMAASYADKIRKYRSS from the coding sequence ATGAAAGCTGTTATTATGGCTGGTGGAAAAGGAACCCGTCTTCGTCCATTAACGAGCAATACTCCGAAACCTATGGTTCCTCTTTTGGACCGTCCGGTCATGGAATATACGATAGCGCTGCTGAAAAAGCATGGCATTACAGACATCGCGGTAACGGTGCAGTTTATTCCGGAAGCGATTCGAAATTATTTTGACGATGGCTCGGACTTCGGTGTCCGTCTCCATTATTTCGAAGAGCAAAGCCCGCTCGGCACAGCCGGCAGCGTCAAGAATGCAGAGCAGTTTCTAGATGAGACATTCGTGGTCATCAGCGGAGATGCGCTTACGGACTTCGACCTTACCCGCGCGATCGACTACCACCGGGAGAAGGGCTCCGTCGCGACGCTTGTGCTTACGCAAGTTGACAGCCCGCTTGAGTTCGGCGTTGTGATGACAGATGAGAACGGCCGCATCAACCGGTTTCTGGAGAAGCCGAGCTGGGGCGAGGTGTTCAGCGATACCGTCAATACGGGCATCTATATCTTGGAGACGGAAGTGTTCCAATACTCCGAGAAGAATCAAGAATTCGATTTCAGCAAAGATCTGTTCCCGCTGCTGATGAACAATAACCGTCCGATGTACGGGTATGTGGCGGATGGTTATTGGTCGGATATTGGCAACCTGAATCAATACAGGCAGACGCAGTTCGATATGCTGGAAGGCAAGGTCGCGATTGAACTGCCAGGCCGTGAGATCGCGCCGGGCATCTGGGCAGGCGAGCGTGTGAAGATCGATCCTACTGCTTCGATTATTGGACCTGCCTATATCGGGGAGCGCAGTGTCATCGGGAAAGAGGCCATGATTGGCGAATATAGCATTATTGGCGGCGGATCTATGATTCTAGATCGTGCATCCGTAGAAAGAACCGTGCTTTGGAAGCACAATATGCTGGATAATAACGTAGAGATTAACGGTGCAACGCTATGCCGAAATGTCATATGCCGTTACGGCGCTTCCATTGGAGAAGACGCGGTACTCGGCGATAATTGTGTCGTTGGCATTCATAGTGTCGTATCCTCAGGTGTGAAAATGTTCCCGAATAAGTCAATCGAGGATAATGCCGTCTTGAAGCATTCGCTCATCTGGGGCGAGCAGGCGACCAAGACGATCTTCGGAGAGTTCGGCGTAAAAGGTGTTTGCAACGTTCAGATGACGACCAGCTTTGCGAACCGATTGTCGATGGCGCTTGGTACTGCGCTGCCGATTGGGGTTACGGTCGGTATCGGTCATGACGCTGCACCGTTCGCCGAACTTATGGCGGAAGCGTTCACTGCCGGACTACATGCTTCGGGTATCCATACGTATCATTTTGGCGCAGTCACTTCTTCAATTGCACGCTATGCATCATGTCATCTGGATTGTAAAGCCGGTATTTATGTGCGGATGACCGAGGAAAACGGAGAAGAACAAGCGGTTATCGAGTTTCTGGATGAGCAAGGCTTACCGATTACGAAGGCGATGGAGCGCAAAATCGAGAATGCCTACGTGCAGGAGGACCAGCGCATCATCAAACTGAGCGATGTCGGTCGGAAGCGCACTTGCCCGGAAGTGGGACGGCTATACCGCCGCGATCTGCTCGAAGGCGTGGACATACAGCTCATCGCAAGCCGAGCTTACAAGGTTGTGACCATCTACAACGGGCATAATTTGAACCACGTCTTGCCGGAGTTTCTGCAGGAGCTGGGCTGCCGCGTCATTCAGCTGAACGGCGTCATAACGGAGCCAGCGGAGCTTGCGCATTGGGTGCGGGACAACGGTGCTGATTTCGGCGTGATGCTCGACACGAACGGGCAGCGAATTCAGCTGGTCACGGAGAATGGGGATCTTATCTCGGATGAGCTCACACATATGATTCAGATGCGAATTCAGCTGCAAGCTTCCACGGATGATGTCATTCATGTGCCGGTTCATTTTCCAGAGATCGCCGAGCTGATGGTTGCGCAGAGCAATCGCAAGGTCGCGCGGACGAAAGCGGATACGCGCTCCATTCTGGAGAGCTGTCAGCAGGGCGGCTTCCATGTCTACCTAGACGGGATCTACACTCTCGTTCGCTGCATGGAGATGATGGCGGACCAGGGGGCATCGCTGTCCGAGCTCGTCCAGACGATTCCTGCTTTTGCGCTGCTGAAGGAGAAGGTGGATTGCCCGTGGTCTGAGAAAGGGAAGGTTATGCGCTTCCTGATGCAGGAGACGAAGGGGAAGCATGTCGAGCTGATCGATGGAATTAAGATCTTCCATGAGGAAGGCTGGACGCTTATTCTGCCTGATCATGAGAAACCGATCTTCCAGGTGTATGCGAATGCACAGTCTCAGATGGCAGCCAAGCAGATGGCAGCGTCTTATGCGGATAAGATTCGGAAGTATCGGAGCAGTTAG